In Lysobacter luteus, a single window of DNA contains:
- a CDS encoding RNA polymerase sigma factor yields the protein METDPASRDVHRTIDAIWRIESPRVIARLARMLRDVGLAEDLAQDALVAALEHWPRDGVPDNPGAWLMTTAQRRAIDRIRHDTLVRERHEQFGEALEPAPMDTPDNTARLDDDIGDDLLRLMFTACHPALPVEAQVALTLRLLGGLTTAEIARAFLQPEPTVAQRIVRAKKTLARKQVAYEVPRRAELPERLAAVLGVVYLVFNEGYAATAGDDLMRPALCDEALRLGRVLAGLAPGEPEVHGLLALMEIQASRARSRTGPDGAPVLLLDQDRSHWDRLLIGRGLASLARAEQLGGTDGPYALQAAIAACHARALRAADTDWPRIAALYARLAAVTGSPVVELNRAVALSMAEGPAAGLALVEALQDDPALAGYHLLPAVRGDLLHRLGRQDEARGEFQRAAGMTRNERERTLLEQRARECGDGTVSRAC from the coding sequence ATGGAAACCGACCCGGCATCCCGCGACGTCCACCGCACGATCGACGCGATCTGGCGGATCGAATCGCCGCGGGTCATCGCACGCCTGGCGCGCATGCTGCGCGACGTCGGCCTGGCCGAGGATCTCGCCCAGGACGCGCTGGTGGCGGCGCTGGAGCACTGGCCGCGCGACGGGGTGCCGGACAACCCCGGTGCCTGGTTGATGACCACCGCGCAGCGGCGCGCGATCGATCGCATCCGCCACGACACTCTGGTCCGCGAACGCCACGAGCAGTTCGGCGAAGCGCTTGAGCCGGCCCCCATGGACACGCCCGACAACACCGCGCGCCTGGACGACGACATCGGCGACGACCTGTTGCGGCTCATGTTCACCGCCTGCCACCCGGCGCTGCCGGTCGAGGCGCAGGTTGCGCTGACCTTGCGCCTGCTGGGTGGGCTGACCACCGCCGAGATCGCGCGCGCGTTCCTGCAGCCCGAGCCGACCGTCGCCCAGCGGATCGTGCGGGCCAAGAAGACGCTGGCGCGGAAGCAGGTCGCCTACGAGGTGCCGCGCCGCGCGGAGTTGCCCGAGCGGCTCGCGGCGGTGCTCGGCGTGGTCTACCTGGTCTTCAACGAGGGCTATGCCGCGACCGCGGGCGACGACCTCATGCGTCCCGCGCTATGCGACGAGGCCTTGCGGCTGGGCCGGGTGCTGGCCGGACTGGCGCCGGGCGAGCCGGAAGTGCACGGCTTGCTGGCACTGATGGAGATTCAGGCCTCGCGCGCGCGATCGCGCACCGGTCCGGACGGCGCCCCAGTCCTGCTGCTGGACCAGGACCGTTCGCACTGGGACCGGCTCCTGATCGGCCGCGGACTGGCATCGCTGGCGCGTGCAGAGCAGTTGGGGGGTACCGACGGCCCCTACGCGTTGCAGGCGGCCATCGCGGCCTGCCATGCACGTGCGCTGCGCGCCGCCGACACCGACTGGCCGCGCATCGCCGCTTTGTACGCCCGGCTCGCCGCGGTGACCGGATCACCGGTGGTCGAGCTCAACCGGGCGGTGGCGCTGTCGATGGCAGAGGGGCCGGCCGCCGGACTGGCACTGGTGGAGGCGTTGCAGGACGACCCGGCGCTGGCGGGCTACCACCTGTTGCCGGCGGTACGTGGTGACCTTTTGCACCGGCTGGGCCGCCAGGACGAGGCGCGCGGGGAGTTCCAGCGCGCCGCGGGGATGACCCGCAACGAGCGCGAGCGCACCCTGCTCGAGCAGCGCGCGCGCGAGTGCGGGGACGGGACGGTCAGCCGTGCTTGCTGA
- a CDS encoding NADPH-dependent FMN reductase: MSQILVVVGSLRRESFNRQLAEALVKLAPSDVTFKFAEIADLPLYNQDDDANQAEPVKRLKAAISASDGVLFVTPEYNRSVPGVLKNAIDHASRPYGQSAWAGKPAGVIGASIGSIGSALAQQHLRNILAYLDMPTLGQPEAFIHVKDGLFTEDGQVGEGSREFLQGWMDAFLAWVNKHVSKHVSKHG, translated from the coding sequence ATGAGCCAGATCCTGGTTGTCGTCGGCAGCCTCCGCCGCGAATCGTTCAACCGCCAGCTCGCCGAGGCGCTCGTCAAGCTGGCGCCGTCCGACGTCACCTTCAAGTTCGCCGAGATCGCAGACCTGCCGCTGTACAACCAGGACGACGACGCCAACCAGGCCGAACCGGTCAAGCGGCTGAAGGCGGCCATCAGTGCCTCCGACGGCGTGCTGTTCGTGACGCCCGAATACAACCGTTCGGTGCCCGGCGTGCTCAAGAACGCCATCGACCACGCCTCGCGCCCGTACGGCCAGAGCGCATGGGCCGGCAAGCCAGCCGGGGTGATCGGCGCGTCGATCGGCTCGATCGGCAGCGCGCTGGCCCAGCAGCACCTGCGCAACATCCTGGCCTACCTCGACATGCCGACACTGGGGCAGCCGGAGGCCTTCATCCACGTCAAGGACGGGCTGTTCACCGAGGATGGCCAGGTTGGCGAAGGCAGCCGGGAGTTCCTGCAGGGCTGGATGGACGCGTTCCTGGCCTGGGTTAACAAGCACGTCAGCAAGCACGTCAGCAAGCACGGCTGA